From the Pedobacter cryoconitis genome, one window contains:
- a CDS encoding OsmC family protein: MEINLIRKSGLFNFEAENSGGKTVELDANPKIGGEGKGFRPMEMLLVGLGGCSGIDVVNVLTKQKEPLNDIKIKINATRKDEEVPPIFEVIDIHFSLYGNLNEQKVERALALTFDKYCSVSNILGRSATINFSYTIHN, encoded by the coding sequence ATGGAAATCAACTTAATACGTAAGAGCGGTCTATTCAATTTTGAAGCCGAAAATTCGGGAGGAAAAACAGTCGAACTGGATGCAAATCCTAAGATAGGCGGGGAAGGCAAAGGTTTCAGGCCCATGGAAATGTTACTGGTTGGCTTAGGCGGATGCAGCGGGATTGATGTGGTGAATGTACTGACCAAACAGAAAGAGCCACTAAACGATATTAAAATCAAAATAAACGCGACACGTAAGGATGAGGAAGTCCCTCCGATTTTTGAGGTGATTGATATCCATTTTAGTCTTTACGGAAATCTGAATGAACAAAAGGTAGAAAGAGCTTTAGCGCTGACTTTTGATAAATACTGTTCAGTTTCAAATATTTTAGGCCGTTCAGCGACCATCAACTTTTCATACACTATCCATAATTAA
- a CDS encoding trans-sulfuration enzyme family protein: protein MQEDNFETLAIRLQTERSQYKEHSVPLYLTSSYKFDDAEEMRALFANEKEGNVYSRYANPNTSELIEKMAALEGAETGWVTATGMAAIFTTFATFLSAGDHILSSRSVFGSSHQLLNGIFPKWNISYTYADLDKKEQWENGIQPNTKVIFVETPSNPGIDIIDLEWIGQLAKKHDILLIVDNCFATPYLQQPLKYGADISIHSATKFIDGQGRTLGGVILGSDKLIRQIEGFARHSGPAMSPFNAWILSKSLETLAVRMDRHCESALKVAEFLEVHPKVKQVRYPFLPSHPQYDIAKKQMKLGGGIVTLTINGGVTAAGIFMDKLKMFSISANLGDTRSIATHPATSTHAKLTEEERLQVGIEQGTVRLSIGLEHINDIIADIEQALS, encoded by the coding sequence ATGCAAGAAGATAATTTTGAAACCCTGGCCATCCGTTTGCAAACTGAACGCAGTCAGTATAAAGAACATTCAGTACCCCTTTACTTAACTTCGAGTTATAAGTTTGACGATGCCGAAGAGATGCGCGCATTGTTCGCGAATGAAAAAGAAGGAAATGTTTACAGCCGTTATGCAAATCCTAATACTTCAGAGCTGATTGAAAAGATGGCAGCACTGGAAGGCGCTGAAACAGGCTGGGTAACTGCTACAGGGATGGCCGCTATTTTTACCACCTTTGCTACTTTTCTGAGTGCAGGAGATCATATTTTATCAAGCCGTTCTGTTTTCGGTTCTTCTCACCAGTTGTTGAATGGGATTTTTCCTAAATGGAATATTTCTTATACTTATGCTGACCTGGATAAAAAAGAACAGTGGGAAAATGGTATTCAGCCAAATACTAAAGTGATTTTTGTTGAAACACCTTCTAACCCTGGAATTGATATTATTGATCTGGAGTGGATTGGTCAGCTGGCTAAAAAACATGATATATTACTAATCGTTGATAACTGTTTTGCGACCCCTTATTTACAGCAGCCGCTAAAATATGGTGCTGATATTTCTATACACTCTGCTACGAAGTTTATCGATGGCCAGGGACGTACTTTAGGTGGTGTGATTTTAGGTTCTGATAAATTGATCAGGCAAATTGAAGGTTTCGCAAGACATAGCGGGCCGGCAATGTCACCATTTAACGCATGGATACTCTCTAAAAGTTTAGAAACACTGGCTGTTCGTATGGACAGACACTGTGAAAGCGCTTTAAAAGTCGCTGAGTTTTTAGAAGTGCATCCTAAAGTTAAGCAGGTCAGATATCCATTTTTACCTTCACACCCGCAATATGATATTGCTAAAAAGCAAATGAAGCTGGGTGGTGGTATTGTAACGTTAACTATCAATGGCGGTGTAACAGCAGCAGGTATTTTTATGGATAAACTGAAGATGTTTTCTATTTCAGCAAATCTTGGCGATACCCGTTCTATTGCTACACATCCGGCAACAAGTACCCATGCTAAACTTACGGAAGAAGAAAGATTGCAGGTGGGTATTGAGCAGGGAACTGTCCGCCTTTCTATCGGGCTGGAACATATCAATGATATTATTGCTGATATTGAGCAGGCATTGAGCTAA
- a CDS encoding ACT domain-containing protein: MAGETDLSKLLKTMKPVHHTGDYVFCTITDLGTVPLEEIILFFKEEEGITIIITQQLADKLGFEYTAVFSWITLTVHSSLAAVGLTAAFSTALSAAGISCNVIAAYYHDHIFVGKNDTEKAMDVLNTFSA, encoded by the coding sequence ATGGCAGGAGAAACTGATTTAAGCAAGTTATTGAAAACAATGAAGCCGGTACACCATACGGGTGATTACGTTTTTTGTACGATAACGGACTTAGGTACAGTGCCTCTTGAAGAAATTATCCTGTTTTTTAAAGAGGAAGAGGGGATAACCATTATCATCACGCAGCAGCTGGCGGATAAGCTTGGATTTGAATATACTGCTGTTTTCTCCTGGATTACCCTGACCGTTCATTCTTCTTTAGCAGCAGTTGGTTTAACCGCAGCCTTTTCTACTGCGCTTTCAGCAGCGGGGATCAGTTGTAATGTAATCGCTGCTTACTATCATGACCATATCTTTGTTGGGAAAAATGATACGGAGAAAGCTATGGATGTTTTAAATACCTTCTCCGCTTAA